The Flavobacterium commune genome contains a region encoding:
- a CDS encoding cation diffusion facilitator family transporter has translation MSKEQQAVEATYFSLIGNTCLAIIKGLAGFFGNSYALIADAIESTTDIFASFLVLFGIKYSNRPADENHPYGHGRAEPLITFLVVGFLITSATIIAYESIANIQQPHELPKSWTLFILGAIILWKEYSFQLVIKRSIETNSSSLKADAWHHRSDAITSVAAFIGITIALVLGKGYESADDWAALFASCFIFYNSYLIFRPALGEIMDEHLYDDLIEHIRVVASQVEGIIDTEKCFIRKSGMKYHVDLHAIVSAEISVKEGHQLAHILKDTLRKEIPELGHVLIHIEPDDE, from the coding sequence ATGAGTAAAGAACAGCAAGCCGTTGAGGCAACTTACTTTAGCTTAATCGGAAATACCTGCTTAGCAATTATAAAAGGCTTAGCAGGTTTTTTTGGCAATTCTTATGCCTTAATTGCTGACGCTATCGAATCTACCACGGATATTTTTGCATCGTTTTTGGTTTTATTTGGAATTAAGTATTCCAATAGACCGGCAGATGAAAATCATCCTTATGGACATGGTCGTGCCGAACCATTAATTACTTTTTTGGTTGTTGGTTTTTTAATTACCTCTGCCACCATTATTGCTTACGAAAGTATAGCCAATATTCAACAACCTCATGAACTACCTAAATCCTGGACATTATTTATTTTAGGAGCTATAATTTTATGGAAAGAGTATTCTTTTCAATTAGTTATAAAAAGAAGCATCGAAACCAATAGTTCCTCGTTAAAAGCCGATGCCTGGCATCATCGTAGTGATGCAATTACTTCTGTGGCAGCATTTATCGGAATTACAATTGCTTTGGTTTTAGGAAAAGGTTATGAATCGGCTGATGACTGGGCAGCACTTTTTGCCTCCTGTTTTATTTTTTACAATAGTTACCTGATTTTCAGACCCGCCCTGGGCGAAATTATGGACGAACATTTGTATGATGATTTAATCGAACATATTAGAGTTGTTGCTTCTCAGGTAGAAGGAATTATCGACACCGAAAAATGCTTCATAAGAAAATCGGGGATGAAATACCATGTAGATTTACACGCAATTGTAAGTGCTGAAATTTCGGTAAAAGAAGGACATCAATTGGCTCACATTTTAAAGGATACTCTACGAAAAGAAATCCCTGAATTAGGGCATGTCCTGATTCACATTGAACCGGACGACGAATAG
- the murA gene encoding UDP-N-acetylglucosamine 1-carboxyvinyltransferase produces MGIFKIEGGIRLKGEITPQGAKNEALQILCAVLLTSEKVTINNIPDIIDINKLITLLGNLGVKIERKAPGSITFQADEVNVDYLETEAFKKEGGALRGSIMIVGPLLARFGKGYIPKPGGDKIGRRRLDTHFEGFINLGAKFRYNREDHFYGVESPEEGLKGTDMLLDEASVTGTANIVMAAVLAKGTTTVYNAACEPYLQQLCKMLNSMGAKITGVGSNLLTIEGVESLGGCEHRILPDMIEIGSWIGLAAMTRSEITIKNVSWDNLGLIPNTFRKLGITLERRGDDIYIPTHENGYEVKTDIDGSILTIADAPWPGFTPDLLSIVLVVATQAKGDVLIHQKMFESRLFFVDKLIDMGAKIMLCDPHRAVVIGHDFKSTLKATTMSSPDIRAGISLLIAALSAKGTSTIQNIEQIDRGYERIDERLRAIGAKIVRVE; encoded by the coding sequence ATGGGAATTTTTAAAATTGAAGGAGGAATCCGTTTAAAAGGAGAAATAACTCCACAAGGCGCAAAAAACGAAGCATTACAGATTTTATGTGCTGTACTTTTAACTTCTGAAAAAGTAACAATCAACAATATTCCCGATATTATTGATATTAATAAATTGATTACCCTTTTAGGAAATCTTGGAGTTAAAATCGAGAGAAAAGCTCCGGGATCAATAACGTTCCAGGCTGATGAAGTAAATGTTGATTATTTAGAAACGGAAGCTTTTAAAAAAGAAGGTGGAGCACTAAGAGGTTCTATAATGATTGTTGGACCGCTTTTGGCACGTTTTGGAAAAGGATATATTCCAAAACCGGGTGGAGACAAAATTGGAAGAAGAAGATTAGATACCCACTTTGAAGGTTTTATCAATTTAGGAGCTAAATTCCGTTACAATAGAGAAGACCATTTTTATGGTGTAGAATCTCCTGAAGAAGGTCTTAAAGGAACTGATATGCTTTTGGACGAGGCATCTGTAACAGGAACTGCAAACATTGTAATGGCTGCTGTTTTAGCAAAAGGAACAACTACAGTTTACAATGCTGCTTGTGAGCCTTATTTACAACAACTTTGTAAGATGTTGAACTCGATGGGGGCTAAAATTACCGGAGTTGGATCTAACTTATTGACTATCGAAGGTGTTGAAAGTCTTGGAGGTTGCGAACATAGAATTCTTCCTGATATGATTGAAATCGGTTCCTGGATTGGTCTTGCAGCTATGACAAGAAGTGAGATTACAATTAAAAATGTAAGCTGGGACAATTTAGGATTGATTCCAAATACTTTTAGAAAATTAGGTATTACTTTAGAGCGTCGTGGTGATGATATTTATATTCCAACTCACGAAAATGGATACGAAGTTAAAACAGATATCGATGGTTCAATCTTAACTATTGCCGATGCACCTTGGCCAGGATTTACACCTGATTTATTGAGTATTGTTTTAGTTGTGGCAACACAGGCAAAAGGAGATGTGTTGATTCACCAAAAAATGTTTGAAAGCCGTTTGTTCTTCGTGGACAAATTGATTGATATGGGAGCTAAAATTATGTTGTGTGACCCACACAGAGCGGTAGTTATTGGACATGATTTCAAATCAACTTTGAAAGCAACTACTATGTCATCTCCTGATATTCGTGCGGGAATCTCTTTATTGATTGCTGCGCTTTCTGCAAAAGGAACCAGTACAATACAAAATATAGAACAAATTGATCGAGGATATGAGCGCATCGATGAGCGTTTAAGAGCCATTGGAGCTAAAATAGTTCGTGTTGAATAA
- a CDS encoding RecQ family ATP-dependent DNA helicase, with translation MSETLQILKKYWNHDSFRLPQEEIIDSVLNGHDTFALMPTGGGKSICFQIPAMMKEGICLVISPLVALMKDQVANLQKRDIKAIALTGGIKTDELIDLLDNCQFGNYKFLYLSPERLQSDWVLERIKNLPINLIAIDEAHCVSQWGHDFRPSYLKISNLKLHFPNIPFLALTATATPKVKEDIIKELGLENPKCFEKSFERKNIAYMVFEIEDKLFRIKQILSKNPQPSIIYVRNRRACIDTAEQLNSLGFKATYYHGGLSTKDKNNNMQLWMEEKALVMVATNAFGMGIDKANVKTVIHIQLPENLENYYQEAGRAGRNEEKAFAVLLTNPSDVAQTENQVIYTLSNKQFLKEVFIKMCNYFQIAYGEGINEQYSFNLNQFCNRYKFPVLKTYNAIQFLDRQGVISLSQEFSEKISLQFIIPSKEVIRYTSLNPNDEEILLAILRTYPGVYDMQTNFNLPLIARKSKHSEAEVQNVLEKLKEKGIIDYHSKNNDTTLIFNEIREDERTISRIAKYLENQNQLKKEQFEAVLNYIKKDKVCKSKLILEYFGEKKESNCGICSYCITQKKKKESKVSLSDEILNLLKTADFNSREIQIKLNNPSDDVIFALQELLENESILIKSNNKYSLKQ, from the coding sequence ATGTCTGAAACTTTACAAATTCTAAAAAAATACTGGAACCACGATAGTTTTAGATTGCCCCAGGAAGAAATTATCGATTCCGTTTTAAACGGTCATGATACTTTTGCATTGATGCCTACAGGTGGCGGAAAATCCATTTGTTTCCAAATTCCTGCCATGATGAAAGAAGGAATTTGTTTGGTTATTTCTCCTCTGGTTGCCCTGATGAAAGATCAGGTTGCCAACTTGCAAAAACGTGACATCAAAGCCATTGCACTCACCGGCGGAATTAAAACGGATGAATTAATTGATTTACTGGATAATTGCCAATTTGGAAATTACAAATTCCTGTATTTATCTCCTGAACGTTTGCAGTCCGATTGGGTTTTGGAACGAATAAAAAATCTCCCTATCAATTTAATTGCTATTGATGAAGCACACTGTGTTTCGCAATGGGGGCATGATTTTCGACCTTCTTATTTGAAAATTTCGAATCTAAAACTTCATTTTCCTAACATTCCTTTTCTGGCGTTAACCGCAACTGCTACTCCAAAAGTAAAAGAAGATATTATTAAAGAATTAGGTCTCGAAAATCCTAAATGTTTTGAAAAATCTTTCGAAAGAAAAAACATTGCTTACATGGTTTTTGAAATAGAAGACAAACTTTTTAGAATAAAACAAATTCTAAGCAAAAACCCGCAGCCTTCCATTATATATGTGCGAAACAGAAGAGCCTGCATCGATACTGCAGAGCAACTTAACTCTTTAGGTTTTAAAGCGACTTATTATCATGGTGGACTTTCGACCAAAGATAAAAACAATAATATGCAACTTTGGATGGAAGAAAAAGCGCTGGTTATGGTTGCCACTAATGCTTTTGGAATGGGGATTGATAAAGCCAATGTAAAAACGGTAATTCATATTCAATTGCCTGAAAATCTTGAAAATTATTATCAGGAAGCAGGTCGTGCCGGCAGAAACGAAGAAAAAGCCTTTGCTGTTTTGCTGACAAATCCATCAGATGTTGCGCAAACCGAAAATCAGGTTATTTATACGCTTTCTAATAAACAATTTCTGAAAGAGGTTTTTATCAAAATGTGTAATTATTTTCAAATTGCCTATGGCGAAGGTATTAATGAGCAATATTCTTTTAACTTAAACCAATTTTGCAACCGATATAAATTTCCTGTTTTAAAAACCTACAATGCCATTCAGTTTTTAGACCGACAAGGGGTGATTAGCTTATCACAGGAATTCTCAGAAAAAATAAGTTTACAATTTATCATTCCTTCTAAAGAAGTCATTCGTTATACAAGTTTGAATCCTAACGACGAAGAAATTCTGCTGGCTATCCTGCGTACTTATCCGGGAGTTTATGATATGCAGACCAATTTTAATCTTCCGCTAATTGCCCGAAAATCAAAACACAGCGAAGCAGAAGTGCAAAACGTTTTAGAAAAACTGAAAGAAAAGGGGATTATCGATTATCATTCTAAAAATAACGACACTACTTTGATTTTTAACGAAATCAGGGAAGATGAAAGAACCATTAGCCGAATTGCCAAATACCTGGAAAATCAAAACCAACTAAAAAAAGAACAATTTGAAGCGGTTTTGAATTACATCAAGAAAGACAAAGTTTGCAAAAGCAAATTGATATTGGAGTATTTTGGCGAAAAAAAAGAAAGCAATTGCGGGATTTGCTCTTATTGTATTACACAGAAAAAGAAGAAAGAAAGCAAAGTTTCGCTTTCAGATGAAATACTAAATTTGCTAAAAACTGCCGATTTTAATTCGAGAGAAATTCAAATCAAGCTGAATAATCCTTCTGACGATGTTATCTTTGCACTTCAGGAATTATTAGAAAACGAAAGCATTCTGATAAAATCAAACAATAAATATAGCTTAAAACAATAA
- a CDS encoding DUF493 family protein, producing the protein MDKKTEEFFDRLKTELEKSNTWPAIYLFKFIVPTDVEKIKQVEQAFNCLGAVIKTTQSKTGKFTSVSVDVQMESPQAVIDKYIEVSTIEGIISL; encoded by the coding sequence ATGGATAAGAAAACTGAGGAATTTTTCGATAGATTAAAAACCGAATTAGAAAAAAGCAATACTTGGCCTGCAATATATTTATTCAAATTTATTGTACCAACTGACGTTGAAAAAATCAAACAAGTAGAACAAGCCTTTAATTGCTTAGGTGCGGTTATAAAAACCACTCAATCAAAAACAGGGAAATTCACCAGTGTTTCAGTTGATGTTCAAATGGAAAGTCCTCAGGCTGTAATCGATAAATACATCGAAGTCTCTACTATAGAAGGAATTATTTCATTGTAA
- a CDS encoding DUF4290 domain-containing protein — protein sequence MNQKYIKENANDVVHHLEYNAERSHLIIPEYGRHLQKLIDQATEIEDAETRNKAAKYIIQVMGSLNPHLRDVPDFQHKLWDQLFIMSDFKLDVQSPYPIPSREVLQLKPDTLKYPQNFPKYRYYGNNIKYMIDVANKWEEGEMKSALVKVIANHMKKSYLSWNKDTVKDDVIFEHLYELSGGKLNLLQSSEELINTTDLLRTNKRMSNKTSSQGQPKIQSNKNNKGQGKQKPFQKNNNQKNQQ from the coding sequence ATGAATCAGAAATATATTAAAGAAAATGCGAATGATGTTGTGCATCATTTAGAGTATAATGCCGAAAGATCGCATTTGATTATTCCTGAGTATGGACGCCATTTACAAAAATTAATCGATCAGGCTACTGAAATTGAAGACGCTGAAACCAGAAATAAAGCTGCCAAATACATCATTCAGGTTATGGGAAGTTTGAATCCGCATTTAAGAGATGTACCTGACTTTCAACATAAATTATGGGATCAGCTTTTTATAATGTCTGATTTTAAATTAGATGTACAATCTCCCTACCCTATTCCTTCCAGAGAAGTATTGCAATTAAAACCGGATACTTTAAAATATCCTCAGAATTTCCCAAAATACCGTTATTATGGTAACAACATCAAATACATGATTGATGTTGCCAACAAATGGGAAGAAGGGGAAATGAAAAGTGCTTTGGTAAAAGTAATTGCCAATCACATGAAGAAATCCTATTTGAGTTGGAATAAAGATACCGTAAAGGACGATGTGATTTTTGAACATCTTTATGAATTATCAGGAGGTAAATTGAATTTGCTACAAAGTTCAGAAGAATTGATTAATACAACCGATTTATTGCGTACCAATAAAAGAATGTCGAATAAAACTTCTTCTCAGGGACAGCCTAAAATTCAAAGTAATAAAAACAATAAAGGCCAGGGAAAACAAAAGCCTTTTCAAAAAAATAATAATCAAAAAAATCAACAATAA
- the fmt gene encoding methionyl-tRNA formyltransferase, with product MEKLRIVFMGTPDFAVGILDQIVKNNYTIVGVITAADKPAGRGQKIKYSAVKEYALANNLNLLQPTNLKEESFLAELKSLNANLQIVVAFRMLPKVVWEMPQFGTFNLHASLLPNYRGAAPINWAIINGETKTGVTTFFIDDKIDTGAMILSSETEIDPDENAGQLHDRLMNLGSSTVIDTLALIEEGKVVTTIQTEDADIKTAYKLNKENCKIDWSKSSLEINNLIRGLSPYPASWCFFTDKGQEWNVKIYEAKIISETHRFSIGAIISSKKELKIATKDGFIQVLNLQFPGKKRMTTAELLNGISFSEEARVL from the coding sequence ATGGAAAAATTACGAATTGTATTTATGGGGACTCCTGACTTTGCGGTAGGAATCCTTGACCAAATAGTAAAAAACAACTATACTATAGTAGGTGTTATTACCGCTGCCGACAAACCGGCCGGTCGTGGACAAAAAATAAAATATTCGGCTGTAAAAGAATATGCTTTAGCAAATAATTTAAATTTACTGCAACCAACAAATCTAAAAGAGGAATCTTTCCTTGCCGAATTAAAATCGCTTAACGCTAATTTGCAAATTGTGGTTGCTTTTAGAATGTTACCAAAAGTAGTTTGGGAAATGCCTCAATTTGGAACATTCAACCTTCACGCTTCATTGTTGCCTAATTACCGAGGAGCAGCACCTATTAACTGGGCAATTATCAATGGAGAAACTAAAACAGGTGTTACTACATTCTTTATTGATGACAAAATAGATACCGGTGCCATGATTTTAAGTTCAGAAACTGAAATTGATCCGGATGAAAACGCAGGACAACTTCATGACCGTTTAATGAATTTAGGTAGCAGTACCGTTATTGATACTTTAGCATTAATAGAAGAAGGGAAAGTTGTTACAACTATTCAAACAGAAGATGCCGATATAAAGACGGCTTATAAACTCAACAAAGAAAACTGCAAGATTGACTGGAGTAAATCTTCGTTAGAAATCAATAATCTGATTAGAGGTTTAAGCCCTTATCCGGCTTCCTGGTGCTTTTTTACGGATAAAGGTCAGGAATGGAATGTAAAAATATATGAAGCTAAAATAATTTCAGAAACACACCGTTTTAGTATTGGAGCTATCATTAGTTCCAAAAAAGAATTGAAAATAGCAACAAAAGATGGCTTTATACAAGTGTTAAATTTACAATTTCCGGGCAAAAAGAGAATGACAACAGCTGAATTACTTAATGGAATTTCGTTTTCTGAAGAGGCAAGAGTGCTATAA